AAAAGGGTGATAAAGGGTGGGAACAAGATTGACCTGTGAAAAACGAAAGTGGTCATCTCCCGGCCAGGACTCATACCATTCCCCTTCCAGATTCACTGACCACCAGTCTTTAAACAAGATCAATCCACCTACCATTTCAGCATATTGGGTGTTGCCTGTAAGCAGTGAATCGCCCCGATTCGGTTTAAAACGTCCATACTGTCCGTCCAGATATGATTCAATGTCCACATTTCCGGCGGACTTTTTCATGTGCCAGTTCAGGTTATGAGTCCGGGCATCCCATTGAGTGAATTGATTGGAGAGAGGATTATACAGTTTCGGTTTCGTGTTGACCACACTGAGTTTCAATGTATGATCCGGGCTTTGACAGACCGCCAGAAAATCATTTTTCTTCAGTTGGCTGTATCCCTCATAAGTCAGCCATTGTCCGGACAGGATCCAGCGGTTATCTGAAGAAACGGGAGAAAAAAACACCCGAACATCAGAGAGTCCGAAATCACCGCTTTGCCAGATTGCTTGTGAAACAGTGGAATCAACATCCGGGACCTTTCCGGGATGTTGTGAACGAACCCAGTTGCCTGAAAGGCGGGTTATGCCGTCCAGATCATCCGGTAAAAAGGTAAATTCACCCCCGTATCTTTCAATACCAAGATCAAGACATTGTGCAGGTAAAAAAGAAACAGCAATCAGAATTATCAGGATAAATCTGCAAATCATAAAAAACCTCATGAATCCAGATAGTGAGTATATTTTTTGGTGACAATCTGAATTAAAATGGGCCCTAAAATGGCAAAGATCAGGGTATTTGAAAGAATATGTATTGCGTAAAAAGGAAGTCCGGAGAGGTAAGTCACCCATATTTGCGGACCGGTAAAGCCGGAAGCGAGAGGAAAGGCCAGGCTTGTCAGGCTGTCATACACAAATGTCAAAACCAGACCTGCTGCACCAAAAAGGAAAATCAGCATCTTTTTTTCGGTCCGGATATTCCGGACTACAGGCCGCAAACCAAATCCTGCGGAAGCGACGATGCCAAATCCCAGAAGTTGTGCCATTAACATGGGAGGATAGGCAAGTCCGCTTCCCATGGGGTTGGCAACGGAAAAAACAAGTTCTCCCAGAAGGGCAACAAATACACCCCGTATCCATCCCAGAAGGAGTCCGCTTAAAAATGCAATGAAAAGAATAAATTCCACGTTGGGCACGTACAAAAAGGCGTAAGCAAGTCCCCAGAACAAAGCCAAAAATACACCCGTCTCAACAAAGCGGCGGTTTCGTTCAAAATGCGCATAATTATTCGTCATGGTTCTCCTCTTTCAGAATGGGTATACGGAAATAATTCCGGTTGCTGGTCCAGATGCCCTCAGTGAGATCTTCCTCCCGGATTTGTTTCATCATATTCATACGGGCATCCAGTTCATCGATATAGTGAACAAGCAGAGCCTCATGGAAAGCCGGCTTTTTGGGGGCCTGGTATTCATATTCCCCCTGGTGGGCCAGGATAATATGTTCCAGCTTCAGGGCCGTCATTTCCGGGAAGCCCTCAATTTTCCGGATATAATCCCGTATCAGGCTGTATCCCTGGACCGTATGGCCGATGAAATTTCCTTCATCGGTATAGAAATTGTCCGGGAAGCCGTTCAATTCCTCAAGTTTGCCGATATCATGGAGAATAATGCCACTGATCAGAAGATCCCGGTTTACAGGATACACATCCGCGGTCGTTTCTGCAATGGTCACCATGGTATACACATGTTCCAGAAAGCCGCCCACATAGGCATGATGAAGCTTCAGGCTGGCAGGATGATTTTTTATCTTTTGTTCATGATCCTTGCAAATGGCCATAGTCAGTTCTTTCAGCCAGGAATCTTCCATCACGGATATGGCATTCAGAACCGATTCCCACATCAGTTCCCGGTCTTTTTGTGTGGCCGGAAAAAAGTGTTCCCATGAAATCCCCATCTCTTCCAGCTCCTGAGAGGTCAGCGGTTTAATGGAAACAACAATGAGTTGCAGGGTCCCCATGTATTCTTCACACTGTCCACGGACCCCCACGGGAAATCCGGTTTTCAAAATACCGGCGAGTTCCTGTCCTTGCTCCCACACCTTGGCATTGATCCGTCCCGTCCTATCTCCCAGGATTAAATCCAGGTAGGGTTTTCCGTCACGAGTGCGCCGGAGGGTTATTTCCCGTATCATCAGCACGGAAGCAACCGGACTGTTAGCCTTGAATGCTTCCACCTTTTTCAGCTCATTCCGTGTCATTGCAATCTCTCGTCTTTTTCCAATCCTCAATATACATAGTAACACAAACCTTTAAAGGATTAACAAATCCCTCTTAATAGCTTAATGATTATTTTTGTATCATTCAATAAATAAAGCTGTAAAGTATTTTAGATTTTTCAAAGTTTTTTTCTATATTTCAACCTGTAATGTCCGGTATACAGTTAGGAAATTGCAAACCGTACAACCTGACAGGTTGAATAAAGTGGGAGATCTTGAGCCTTGAAATTAAGAACATTTAAAAAAGGCATACACCCGGGAGAGTACAAGGAATTCAGTCATAACAAGAAAATTGAGCGAATGCCTCTTCCGGAGCAGGTTTATATTCCTTTGCAGCAACACATTGGTGCACCGTGTGAACCTCTTGTAAAAAAGGGGGATGCTGTAAAGACCGGGCAGATCATCGGCCGGAGCAGTGCGTATGTTTCAGCCCCGGTCCATGCCAGTATCACAGGAGTTGTAAAAGCCATCGATAAATTCCCCCATCCTCTTGGCATGCGGGTTGAAATGGTTCATATTGAGCGGACAGGTGAAGAAGATGACTGGGAATTGCTTTCCATACCAGAAAACTGGGAAAAAGCTCCCCGGGTGGAACTGATCAAACTGATCAATGATGCCGGCATTGTAGGGATGGGAGGCGCCGCATTTCCGACCCATGTAAAACTCAATCCTCCCAAGGACAAAAAAATCGATTCATTTATCCTGAATGGTGTGGAATGTGAGCCTTACCTGACATCGGATCACCGGCTGATGGTTGAATACACGGATCAGATACTGGCCGGCATGAACATCATGATGTCCCTCCTTGATGTGGAGAACGGGTATATCGGCATCGAAAACAACAAACCCGATGCCATTGAGATAATGAGCAAACGCGTGAAGGATCTTGGGTACAGTTTCCAGGTGGTGCCGCTGGAAGTCAAATATCCCCAGGGTGCGGAAAAAATGCTCATTGAATCGGTGTTGCACCGGAAAGTACCTGCCGGCGGACTCCCCATGGATGTGGGAGTTGTGGTAAACAACGTTGCCACCGCCAAAGCCGTTGCCGATGCCGTATTTGAGGGAAAACCCCTGGTGGAAAGGATTACAACGGTGACGGGAGACGGGATTGTCCACCCGAAAAACCTTCTTACCCGTATCGGAACCCCCTTCAATGACCTGGTGGAATTCTGCGGGGGTGTAAAAGATGAAACAACCATGGTTTTCATGGGCGGCCCCATGATGGGACAGGCACAATACGATTTATCGGTCCCCGTGATAAAAGCGGCGGGGGGAATTGTCTGCAACACATCGAAAATGATCAAAATGGTGGAACACTTCCCCTGCATCCGTTGCGGTGCCTGTGTGGACGCGTGTCCTATGTACCTGCTCCCCACCAAGCTGGCTAAATTGACCGAACATAAAAAATATGAAGAGGCGGATAAGCTGGGCATTCAGAACTGCATTGAATGTGGTTCCTGTGCCTTTTCGTGTCCCGCCCACATTCCCCTTGTCCAATGGCTTCGTGTGGGAAAAATGCGGGTCTCCGAATTAAAACGTAAACAAAAAGCATCATAAACATGAGTGAACGGATGGAAAAAAACGAGAAAACAACATCTGATCAGTCTGCCGTAACCCCGAAAAAACAGGCACCAAAGCCGAAAAAAGATCCACGGGACCGTTTATATAAACCCAAAGGGCGGCCTTTAACCATAGCATCTTCGCCCTATTCCCAGACAAAAGACAATGTCCCGAAAATCATGTGGTATGTGAGTCTGGCTCTGGCACCGGCAGTCATCGGCGCCGTGGTCTTTTTTGGATTGAAAGCTGTTTTTATGATCAGCACATCCATTTTAGCAGCCATGGCTACGGAACTGATCATCACCCGTATCCGCAGGCAACCGGATACTCTGGATGATGGGAGCGCCTTCCTGACAGGACTCCTGCTGGCTTTAACCCTGCCCCCCACCTTTCCGATTTCAGGGTGCATTTTGGGCTCGGTATTTGCTATTGCTATCGGTAAACAGATTTTTGGCGGACTCGGATGTAATATTTTTAATCCGGCTCTCTTGGGCCGTGCCTTTTTACAGGCCAGTTTCCCCGTTAAAATGACGACATGGGTTTTACCCCGGTATGCGGATATGAATGCCTATACCGGTGCTGTATCGCCGGATGCCATTACGGGGGCAACCCCTCTGGGGCTTTTGAAATACGAAAAGATCCTCACAAATATCAAACCCCTTCTCATAGGTAATGTCGGCGGTTCTCTTGGAGAAACATCCGCGTTGGCCCTTCTGGCGGGAGGAATTTTTCTGCTGATCCTCCGGAATGCGGACTGGCGGATTCCCGCAGGTTTTCTGGGAAGTGTGGCTATATTCGGCGGCATTTTCTGGATGGTGGATCCGACAACCTACCCCAGCCCCCTCTTCCACCTCCTTTCCGGAGGACTCCTGCTGGGTGCCTTTTTTATGGCCACCGATATGGTCACATCGCCCATCACTATTAAAGGAACCTGGATTTACAGCATCGGTGCCGGATTGATTTTGGTGATTATCCGTCTCTTTGGCGGCCTGCCGGAAGGCGTAATGTATTCCATTCTGCTTATGAATGGATTGACACCTTTGATTAACCGATTTACACGACCGAAATTTTTCGGGGAGGCTCGTGCATGAATACCTCATACAAAATGATACTTGTCCTGACCATCATATCAACATTGTCCGGCGGACTTCTCTCCTACTGGGATACCTATACCTCAAAAAAAATTGACGAGTACCGGCAACAGGAAATCCGGCAGGCTGTAAAGGAAGTTTTGCCGGAAACAGATGAAGAAAAAGTGAAAGAAGCCGGCGATTTTACATTTTATGTTGGATATAAAGACGGCGAAATAAAGGGCGTGGCCTTTGTAGCAGAAGGCGGTGGGTTTCAGGATATTATTTCTCTCATGGTAGGTGTAACTCCTGACTTCAGTGAATTTACCGGAATCACGGTCCTCAGCCAAAAAGAAACACCGGGACTTGGAACCAAAATCGCTAATGACCCCTCCCGTGAAGGTTGCGAAACCTGGTTCATCGACCAGTTCCGGGGTAAAAATACCGGCAATCTGACCTATGTGAAAAACCAAAAAGCAAACGGCGATTCGGAAATTGAAGCCATCACAGGAGCTACCATTTCCTCCAAGGCGGTCATTACCATTTTAAATGAAACCGTTCCCACCGCAAAATCGTCGTTTGAATCCATAAATCAGTAGGTGAACTATGGCAAAAAATGTATCACTGATTGAAGATTTTACCAAGGGTATCTGGAAAGAGAATCCCATTCTTATTGCCCTGTTGGGACTTTGTCCAACCCTTGCCGTAACCATTTCCGTCGAGAATGGGCTGGCTATGGGACTCGCAGCTTCATTTGTCCTGATTTGTTCCAGCACCCTCATTTCATTACTCAGGAACATGATTCCAAAACAGGTCCGGATCGCCAGTTTTATCGTGATCATTGCGACCTTTGTAACCATTGCGGATCGATATCTGGCAGCATTTTATCCGGAAATCAGTAAAAATCTGGGACCCTTTATTCCACTGATTATTGTGAATTGTATGATTCTGGGGCGCCAGGAAGCCTTTGCATCAAAAAACGGAGTAGGACGGTCTATCCTGGATGCCCTTGGAATGGGGATCGGATTTACTCTTGTTCTTTTGATACTCAGTGCTATCCGTGAACTTCTGGGCTCAGGAACTATCATGGGATATCAGGTCATGTGGGATTCTTTCAGCCCGTGGATGGTGATGATCCTGCCACCGGGGGCTTTCCTTACGCTGGGACTCATGATCGGCGCATCAAACTGGATTAATGACAGGAGGACACGCTGATGGAACTGCTGGTAATTTTTATCTCAGCTGCTATTGTTAATAATTTCGTTCTTAGCCAGTTTTTGGGGATTTGTCCCTTTGTAGGTGTATCAAAACGTGTGGATTCAGCCGTCAGCATGGGAATGGCGGTGACATTCGTCATGACGATTACAGCTGTAGTGACCTGGCTGATTTACCATCTTTTGCTGGTCCCCTACAATCTGGAAATTCTCCAGTACGTCTCCTTTATTCTGGTAATTGCTTCACTGGTCCAACTGGTGGAAATGTTTATCCGGAAAGTCAGTAAACCCCTCTATGATGCCCTGGGGATTTTTCTTCCCCTGATTACTACCAATTGTGCAATTCTGGGACTTGCACTCATTTCGGTTCTCAGGGAGTATAACTTCATGGAAAGCCTGGTATACGGAATCGGAGCCGGTGCAGGATTTACCCTGGCCCTGGTGATTATGGCAGGTATCCGTGAAGAGCTGGAACTGGCGGATATCCCCAAACATTTTCAGGGAGCGGGCATTACCATGATCATTGCCGGCAGTCTTGCCCTGGCCTTTATGGGATTTGCAGGTTTAATTTAGGAACGTCAACCCGGTGCGGTCGTTCAAGGGAAAAAGTGAGGAAATGACATGAACATCACAAGCATCATCACCACTATTGTCGTCATGATGGCAGTGGGACTCATATATTCTCTTGGCATGGTTATCATGAACAAAACCTTTTACCGTAAGAAAGGGAATTATCCCGATGCAGACTGCCTTTCGTCCGGCAGTGCCTGCAGTTCCTGCGGTATTACGGGGTGTTCGATCAATCCCGCCCGGACTGAAAAGACAGAGGAATAAATATGGATTTAAGTGCCATTCTGATTTCCATGGGTGGTATGGGCGGAATCGGCCTGGTGTTTGCCACCGGACTTGCCATTGCCAATAAAAAACTTCATGTGGAAGAAGACCCCCGTATTGAAAAAGTAAACGATGCCCTTCCCGGAGCCAATTGTGGCGGGTGCGGATTTGCCGGGTGTATGAACTTTGCCGAAAATGTTGTAAAAGGAAACGCACCCATCAACGGGTGTCCCGTCGGCGGTGTGGAAACTGCAAATAAGATCGCCCAAATCCTTGGAGTAAAAGTCGAAGCGGGAGAACCGCTGAAAGCCCGGGTCCTCTGTCAGGGCGGATTGAATGAGATGGCCGTTAAAGGCGAATATATGGGACTTGAATCCTGTGTGGCAGCTCATATCAGCGGGGGTGCCACGAAACTCTGTGAATGGGGTTGCCTGGGATTTGGTGATTGTGTGGATGCATGTCCCTTCGATGCCATGTATATGAGTGAAAACCGCCTTCCGGTGGTCATTGAAGATAAATGCGTGGGATGCGGTAAGTGTGCCGAAGCCTGTCCCAGAAACATTATTGAACTCCATCCTGTAAATCACCGGGTTTTTGTAAAATGCAAGAACCAGGATGCGGGTAAATATTCCCGACTTGTCTGTACACGGGCCTGTATCGGCTGCGGAATTTGTGTTCGGGAAGCCGGTGATGATATGATGTATCTGGATAACGGACTTGCCCATTTCAACTACGATAAATGGGGAGACCGCAACGAACTTCCTACTCAAAAATGTCCCAACCATGTGTTGGTAAGCCTGGATGAAGAAGGAACCGACTCCTGATGTCACTGACAGCTCAGACCAACGGGAAGGTGGAATCTCTCGAAGGCGATTTTGCCATCGTTTTGATGCAGCCCCAACGCTCCCCCTCCCGCTATTCCCTCCCCCTCTTTCCCGTTCTTCCCCTGAAAACACGCAATGAACCGGTCCATATCCCGGTCCCCAACGATCTGGACGCTAAACCGGGTGACCTGGTAGAACTTACCGAAACATCCTCCTTTCTGATTCAATTATCTGCCATTCAATACGGCATTCCCGGCTTAGGCTTTGTTACCGGACTTTTAATCGGATATTTTCTTCACCCGCAATCCCTCTCCATGCCACTGGAACTTTACCAATTTTTCCTTGGACTGGGCGGACTTGTACTGGGTGGTTTTATCGGCTATAAATGGGCAAAATCCCTGGCTTCCAAACCGGAAAAATTTTACCGGATGGAAAGGGTTTTGTAATTTTCATATATTATATTATTTGAATTATTTTTGAATTTTTTTATGATTTATTTATTTTTTTCTCTGAAATGTTATTTTTTGACTAATACATACGAATTGTGAATCATGGAAATATTTTCGGAAAAATTGTTAATAAAAAAATGACCTTAAATGAATATGGGGAAATTTCACAAAAGTGCCGGCATGATTTACCTATACATATAAATTATTGTTATTTAAGGGAATATGTTATTATGCCAGATCATATTCATGGAATAATTGAAATAAAACATTCAAAAGATGTTTTGGATTCTAAGATGTTAAATTTTAAAAAAATTCCAAGACATCAAGGATTACCAAATATTATCAGATCATTTAAATCTGCATCATCCAGGTTAATTCATCAAGCAGGTTTTGAAAATTTTCAATGGCAGAAATCATATTATGACATAATTATAAAATCGCATCACGAATTAATTCAATACGTTAAATATATAAATAACAATCCAATAAACTGGAAAAAGTAATTATACACAAATTACAGGGAACGAGGGAACGAGCATGCTCGTTCTATATTATATTTGAATTATTCGCAGGCCGCAGGCGGATTTGTATCGAGATGACCCTTGCTTATATTCATTGATTATGAATAATTTTCGCCGCCTGTTTTCCGGCCACCCCGAGATTGCAGAACATAAGATCACGCAGTTCCCGTCGGGAACAGACATAAGGATCTTCCGAATTTAAATATTTGCTGATTGTCTCTTTTAATGCATCAAATGAATCCACCCGGTAACCCGCCTTATCCAGCATGGCATCCAGGGAATCCGGCTTACGCTCTGCTTTGCCGGTCCGGAAGGTAATGATTCGTTTGTCCAGGGCAATAAATTCCCCAATAATTGAACTGGTATCACTGATGGTACAATCTGCAAGCATCATGACCGGCAGGAGATCATCAGCAGATGCCAGGAAAACATTGGAAGAACATTTGAGTATATGAAAGACATCCCG
The sequence above is drawn from the Candidatus Neomarinimicrobiota bacterium genome and encodes:
- a CDS encoding HD domain-containing protein, coding for MTRNELKKVEAFKANSPVASVLMIREITLRRTRDGKPYLDLILGDRTGRINAKVWEQGQELAGILKTGFPVGVRGQCEEYMGTLQLIVVSIKPLTSQELEEMGISWEHFFPATQKDRELMWESVLNAISVMEDSWLKELTMAICKDHEQKIKNHPASLKLHHAYVGGFLEHVYTMVTIAETTADVYPVNRDLLISGIILHDIGKLEELNGFPDNFYTDEGNFIGHTVQGYSLIRDYIRKIEGFPEMTALKLEHIILAHQGEYEYQAPKKPAFHEALLVHYIDELDARMNMMKQIREEDLTEGIWTSNRNYFRIPILKEENHDE
- a CDS encoding RnfABCDGE type electron transport complex subunit D — its product is MEKNEKTTSDQSAVTPKKQAPKPKKDPRDRLYKPKGRPLTIASSPYSQTKDNVPKIMWYVSLALAPAVIGAVVFFGLKAVFMISTSILAAMATELIITRIRRQPDTLDDGSAFLTGLLLALTLPPTFPISGCILGSVFAIAIGKQIFGGLGCNIFNPALLGRAFLQASFPVKMTTWVLPRYADMNAYTGAVSPDAITGATPLGLLKYEKILTNIKPLLIGNVGGSLGETSALALLAGGIFLLILRNADWRIPAGFLGSVAIFGGIFWMVDPTTYPSPLFHLLSGGLLLGAFFMATDMVTSPITIKGTWIYSIGAGLILVIIRLFGGLPEGVMYSILLMNGLTPLINRFTRPKFFGEARA
- the rsxC gene encoding electron transport complex subunit RsxC, which translates into the protein MKLRTFKKGIHPGEYKEFSHNKKIERMPLPEQVYIPLQQHIGAPCEPLVKKGDAVKTGQIIGRSSAYVSAPVHASITGVVKAIDKFPHPLGMRVEMVHIERTGEEDDWELLSIPENWEKAPRVELIKLINDAGIVGMGGAAFPTHVKLNPPKDKKIDSFILNGVECEPYLTSDHRLMVEYTDQILAGMNIMMSLLDVENGYIGIENNKPDAIEIMSKRVKDLGYSFQVVPLEVKYPQGAEKMLIESVLHRKVPAGGLPMDVGVVVNNVATAKAVADAVFEGKPLVERITTVTGDGIVHPKNLLTRIGTPFNDLVEFCGGVKDETTMVFMGGPMMGQAQYDLSVPVIKAAGGIVCNTSKMIKMVEHFPCIRCGACVDACPMYLLPTKLAKLTEHKKYEEADKLGIQNCIECGSCAFSCPAHIPLVQWLRVGKMRVSELKRKQKAS
- the rsxA gene encoding electron transport complex subunit RsxA, producing MELLVIFISAAIVNNFVLSQFLGICPFVGVSKRVDSAVSMGMAVTFVMTITAVVTWLIYHLLLVPYNLEILQYVSFILVIASLVQLVEMFIRKVSKPLYDALGIFLPLITTNCAILGLALISVLREYNFMESLVYGIGAGAGFTLALVIMAGIREELELADIPKHFQGAGITMIIAGSLALAFMGFAGLI
- a CDS encoding RnfABCDGE type electron transport complex subunit B translates to MDLSAILISMGGMGGIGLVFATGLAIANKKLHVEEDPRIEKVNDALPGANCGGCGFAGCMNFAENVVKGNAPINGCPVGGVETANKIAQILGVKVEAGEPLKARVLCQGGLNEMAVKGEYMGLESCVAAHISGGATKLCEWGCLGFGDCVDACPFDAMYMSENRLPVVIEDKCVGCGKCAEACPRNIIELHPVNHRVFVKCKNQDAGKYSRLVCTRACIGCGICVREAGDDMMYLDNGLAHFNYDKWGDRNELPTQKCPNHVLVSLDEEGTDS
- a CDS encoding transposase, whose amino-acid sequence is MNHGNIFGKIVNKKMTLNEYGEISQKCRHDLPIHINYCYLREYVIMPDHIHGIIEIKHSKDVLDSKMLNFKKIPRHQGLPNIIRSFKSASSRLIHQAGFENFQWQKSYYDIIIKSHHELIQYVKYINNNPINWKK
- a CDS encoding FMN-binding protein — its product is MNTSYKMILVLTIISTLSGGLLSYWDTYTSKKIDEYRQQEIRQAVKEVLPETDEEKVKEAGDFTFYVGYKDGEIKGVAFVAEGGGFQDIISLMVGVTPDFSEFTGITVLSQKETPGLGTKIANDPSREGCETWFIDQFRGKNTGNLTYVKNQKANGDSEIEAITGATISSKAVITILNETVPTAKSSFESINQ
- a CDS encoding electron transport complex subunit E, whose translation is MAKNVSLIEDFTKGIWKENPILIALLGLCPTLAVTISVENGLAMGLAASFVLICSSTLISLLRNMIPKQVRIASFIVIIATFVTIADRYLAAFYPEISKNLGPFIPLIIVNCMILGRQEAFASKNGVGRSILDALGMGIGFTLVLLILSAIRELLGSGTIMGYQVMWDSFSPWMVMILPPGAFLTLGLMIGASNWINDRRTR
- a CDS encoding SoxR reducing system RseC family protein, translating into MSLTAQTNGKVESLEGDFAIVLMQPQRSPSRYSLPLFPVLPLKTRNEPVHIPVPNDLDAKPGDLVELTETSSFLIQLSAIQYGIPGLGFVTGLLIGYFLHPQSLSMPLELYQFFLGLGGLVLGGFIGYKWAKSLASKPEKFYRMERVL